The sequence GGATTCCATAGTGCTGACGAAAGACTGTTTCATCAAAGTCAGCAAAGGCACTCTCTAGCCTGGCCCGCCTCTTCCTTTCGTACTCCAGAAAGTCATCGGATTGCTCTCCGTCCCCACCGCTCACAAAATGGGAATAGTGTTCACTGCAGAGCATCGCCGAGTAGGCGTCGACCGTTTCGACAGCATCGATGCCCTGCCTGTATAAGACGATCTTGGAGGGAAGAGGGAAATCGGTAAACCGGTAAGGTGCCTGTTTGCTATCATTCCAGAATGGTTCTTTGTCGAAGGGTGACCAGCCGACGTCATGCAGACGGACTGCCGTCAATACGGATGAGCGATCCTCCTCTCCGGGAAACAGCTCCTCTTTCCAGTGACTCATGATCTGCTCGGCCAGCCGGCCATGGCAGTCCTGCTCAACCAGTATGAAACTGTCTTTCCGTTCTCGAACAATCATTTCCTGCACATCCTTTCTGTTGTTCCTTTCCCCAATCGATGACAACGAATCAAAAAACACCTTTCCCGTAAGATAAGTGTACCGTTCAGACAATATGGATCCCATCGGCTTCCAGCATCGCCTGCAGTTCACTGTACTTGGATTGGCTCAATGGTATTTTGTGGCCGTTCGTCAATTCGATTGCATACGAACGGGCGGATGAGTCGGCTTCGATCGAGATGATCTGATGAAGAGGCACGAGGAATGATTGGTGCACCCTGTAAAACTCAAACGGATCAAACATCTGCTCGATCTCTTTCAAGGAGTCTTTTGCCAGAACTTATAGGAACCATCGTAGTATTGAACGCCCCCTATGCTTTGCAAGGTTATTTGTTCCTATCAGCCAACATGGTATATGCCATCTATTCCGGTTATGCCTTCTGGTACCCCGCACGGAACCTCGCAGCACCCACACTGCCAGTCAGCTAAGCACTTTCGCCACTGCGGTATGCCAGGGACTTTCACCCGTTAAAGAAAAGCGCTGCCAAGCACACAAAGCACTTCGTCCGCAACAGGACGAAGTGCTTTGCTTTTACTATAATGGATCATTTGGTACCAGCGGTATCCAGTTTTTCAGTTTCGTCTGCCCCTTGGCTTTTCTTCATGGCATCTTGCGCGGATACAAGCGGTATGGCCCGCAGGAAGATGGCAATCACAGCCCCCGCGACCATTATGCAGGCGGCCACAAAGAATGTTGTCGTCAACGCATCACTGAATACGCCTTTAATCGTGCTGACGAGCTGGGAGGCGACCGGCTGGAGATCAGCCGGCAGACTTGCCTGCAGTTCCTTCAGCTTCGGTGCATCGAGCAGAAGCTGCGGATCCATCAGCTGGCCCAGTTTGCCAGACTGTTCAGACGGCAGGTTTCCCATCCCGCTTTCCTGTCCGGAAAATCGGGCTGTCATCTTCTTCGCCAAGACGGAACTCATGACAGCGCCGAACACACCGATCCCGACCGTATTGCCGAGAGATCTGAACAGCTGGGAGGACGCGGATGCGACACCGAGCTGGCTCAGACTGACGGCATTTTGAACGGTCAGCGAGAAGACCGGCATACTGAGACCCAAACCGATGCCGACTACGCACAGATAGGCAATCATGAGTGCGATCGGGGTGTCGATTGAAACAGAACTCATGGCAAAAATCCCGGCAGCCCCTATGAGCAGTCCTGTGATCGCAAGGCCTTTATACTTACCGGTCTTCGTCATGAAACTGCCGGCAAATGTAGTTGCAAACACCATTGCAATCGACATCGGCATCATGATATACCCGGAGCCGCTTGGTGAAATGCCCTTGACCCCCTGGATGAAGAACGGGGTATAGATCATGATTCCCATCATGCCCGCTCCCAGCAAGAAGCCAGCAATATTGGACATGGTGACAATGTCATTCTTGAACAAGGATAACGGCAGGACGGGCGTCTTCACTTTGCTTTCTGTGATCATGAACGCAATCAGTGCAATGACCGTCAGACCGAACAGACCGATGATCTGCCAGGAGTACCACGCAAATTTCCCGGGTCCCTCACCTGCAAGGCTGAATGCCATCAGCAGGGACACAATGGTGACCGTCAGGAAGAACGAACCGAGATAGTCGATCGATTCCCCTTCCCGACGCGGCACTTTCGGGAACAGTTTCGCTATCAGGACAAATGCGATCAGACCGAGCGGCAGGAAAACCCAGAACACCCAGTGCCAGTCGAGATGGTCGACAATGTAGCCGCCCATCAATGGACCGAGGACACTGGAGATCCCAAAAATCCCGCTCATGGCACCCGTCCACTTCGCCCGCTCCCGCGGCAAATACAGATCTCCGACCGCCGTGAACGCCGTGGACATGATCATCCCGCCGCCGAGACCGGTGATTCCGCGGTAGACGATCAACTGGAAAATATCATTCGACAGACCGGATAAGAACGCACCGACCATGAAGAATCCGATTCCGGCGAGCAAAAATGGTTTCCTTCCATATATATCCGATAATTTACCGACCAGGATGGTCGCAACTGCCATTGTCAGCAAGTAGATGGTGATGACCCACGTGTAGTAATCCATGCCGCCGAGACGGGCGATGATCCGCGGCATGGCTACCCCGATAATCGTCTGATTGATGGCCGAAAAGAACATGGCAGCCATGATGGCCAGCATGATGGTCACTTTTTGTTTGTCCGTTAAATGATTCATTCTTTCATTCTTTCAGTCCTTTCATAGCTGATATGTTGGTTGCGGCCTGTTCGAATACAATCAGCATGACCTCCAGCTGTGCAGCATCCATTCCGGCAAATGCTTCCGCCATTTTTCTGCGACCGGCCAGACGGAGCTGCTGCAGTTCTTTGCGTCCTTTATCCGTGATTTCCAGATAGATGATCCGGCGGTCCTTATCATCACGGATGCGCAAGACATATCCATTCTCGATCAGCTTATCGGAAGCCGCCGTGACGGCCCCGGCCGTCAATCCCAATATTTTTGCAAGTTCGGACATTTTCAGACGGCCTTTCCGCGCCAGTGTGAATACCAGCTGTGATTGCGATCCCGGGAAATGGGAGATGAAGATATCCTTCCAGATCCGTCCCATATCCCGCGTGACATTCCAAAAAAGCTCTTCGAACTTACCGAAGTCCTCTGAATGATCGTTCCCCATTCTATTCCTCCTCGCCCTTAATTGTTCACTCATTTAATAGTTCAATTGTTAAAGTAATTGCCAGTATACTTCTCTGACAGCTTTCCGTCAAGTGCCTGATACGCCTTTTTAATGGATTACCGGCGGACGACACGGTATGATAGGTTCATTGATATCTACAAGAGCAGATGGAAAGAAGGATTTTGACATGAATGAGACGACATTGCAAAAAGACGCGATGCGCGTATTGAAAGAGACGAGCCGCACATTTTACATACCGATCAAACTATTGAAGCCGACCTTGCGCCAGACAGTCGGATCCGCTTACCTATGCATGCGCGCAATCGATGAAATCGAGGACCACGAACAGCTTGATGCTGCAAAGAAAACGGCCCTTCTTCGTGCGACAGCCGAACTGCTGCAGAACGGACTGGACCGGCAGGCGTACATGGAACTGCTGACCGAAGAAAAGGACAGCCTGCCGGAAGTGACACTCCGGCTGGCCGACTGGCTTGACGTCTGTCCACCTGATTTGTACGAGAATGTCCGCAATGTGACCGCAGTCATGGCGGATGGCATGGCCAAATGGGTCGAGAAGGATTTTGTCATCGAGACGAAAGAGGATCTGGACGATTATACGTACTACGTCGCAGGTCTTGTCGGCGTCATGCTGTCCGATATCTGGGAACAGTACGACGGCACGAAGACGGATCGGGACCTTGCAATCGGCTATGGCCGCGGGTTGCAGGCTGTCAATATGCTGCGAAATCAGGAAGAAGATGCAGAACGAGGGGTCCGGTTCCTGCCGGAGGGCTGGACGCGTGATGACCTGTTCGCCTACGCGAAAGAGAACCTTGCAATGGCAGATGAATACATGAAATCGATCCAGACGAAGAACATCATCCTGTTCTGCAAGATCCCGCTCGCGTTGGCAAAGAAGACTCTTGCGGCGATGGAAAAAGGCGAGGACAAGATGAAACGCGATGAAGTGAACGAGACAGTCGACGAAATCCTGAAAGAGACCACCTAAAAAGAGCAGCCGCGGCTGCTCTTTTCCTTTCCTGCAGTTGAAATGGCGACGGCGCTCATAAATCATCTCATTCCGCTCATAAACCTCGGAAAGTGATCATAAATCTGCCGTTCCGCTCTTAAACCGCAGATAATGATCATAAAACCGACAAACTGCTCATAAACCTCTGCAAACGCTCATAACTTCACAATTCCCAGCAGGACTCCATAGCTGTTCCCATACAATATCAAGTCATCGGGACGTATGCCCCTGTCAAACAGGCGGCTTTGACATACCTTATTCTATAGGCAGCTTGAAAGCCGGATGATCTGGATTCGTCATCTGCCTTCAAGCTGGCCGCTCATGGAAAGGAGGCCGATACAATGGGTTACGGTTGGGATTTGTGCGGCTGCGGTCATGGCGGATATATGCCATACCCTGAACAGCCGCATTGCCGCGGGGGATTCGGTCCAGGAAGAGGGTTTGCTCTTCTGGTCGTTCTGTTCATCCTCCTCATCATCATCGGAGCATCCTATGTCCCGAATAATTGCCGGGATCATGGCCATCATCACAAAAAAGACTGCTGATCATAGCAAATCTGCGCCTGTATGCCAGCGAGCATGCAGGCGTATTTTTCAATCACCCCAGTAGTCTCTCACACGATCAGACCGAAGAAACGGGTCGTCAACAGGACAACCCCGATCAGCACCATTAGGGCAGTTTGGACAAAAGTCACTTTGTATTCTGCCGGGTCCTCGGAATACTTTTTCTGCATATACCCCCGAATCGATTCCAAGATGACATTGCTCAAAGTGACGTAAAGGAAATATACGTATAACCAAGTGACCGTCGAGTAATCTGACGCCGCCAGCCAGACCGCCAGGCCGATTAATAGAAAGATGAACACCGCACGCAGCGTCCAGTCGATCCGGCGGTGTCGGTCATTCACTGAATGGGCAACCCATCGAAACGGCGTCTTCACCTTGAACAGCTTGCGGACAAGCCAGATCGTCAAGAAGAAGAACAATAGAATTCCAACTAATATCACCATCAGCTGCTGTACATTCGACATTCCGTTTTCCGCCCCCAATATTGCTCAGGCAACAGCCCTTTTCTTTCCAGCATACCACAACTGGTATAAATGGGTAACTGAAATTTAAAAACCCCATGCTTATGCATGGGGCCGGCTTCTCTTACGTTATTCGACTGTCACACTCTTCGCGAGGTTCCTCGGCTTGTCGACATCACACCCGCGCTGCAGCGAAGCATAATAACTGAGCAGCTGCAGCGGGATGACGGAGGCGAGCGGTGTCAGCAGGTCATGGACATGCGGGATGACAAACCGGTCGTCTTCTTCGCTGTCCCCTTCCATTGAAATGATGCATGCGTTCGCACCGCGTGCAGTCACTTCCTTGACATTGCCGCGCAAGTTAGGATTTACGCTCTTCTGTGTTGCGAGTGCGATGACAGGAGTGCCCTCCTCGATCAGAGCAATCGTTCCGTGTTTCAGTTCCCCTCCGGCAAAGCCCTCTGCCTGGATATAGGAAATTTCTTTCAATTTCAAGGCGCCTTCCAGACTGACGTAATAATCGAGCCCGCGGCCGATGAAGAAGGCATTGCGGCGGTCAGTGAGCAGTTCGGCCGCAAGCGTTTCGATTTCCTGTTTCGCATCGGTCAATGTCTGGATTGCATTTGCCGCAATCGCAAGTTCCTGCTTCAGGTCGAATTCACCTGCAGAGCCGCCGAGCGCAGCGGCTGTGATGGCCAGCACCGCAAGCTGCGCTGTATAGGCTTTCGTTGACGCGACTGCAATCTCAGGACCTGCATGCAGCAGCAGCGTATAATCGGCCTCCCGGGACAATGTGGAGCCCGGTACGTTCGTCATTGTGACAGACGGATATCCGAGTTCCTTCACTTTGACGAGCACTTGCCGGCTGTCTGCAGTTTCGCCTGACTGTGTGATGAACAGGAAGATCGGTTTTTTTGAAAGAAGTGGCATGTTATAACCGAATTCACTGGATATGTGCACTTCGACAGGCAGTCCTGCGAGCTTTTCAAAATACTCCTTGCCGATCAGGCCGGCATGGTAACTTGTTCCGGCTGCAATGATATAGAGACGGTCCGCCTCCTGGAATGCCTGCCGGATGGCTGCGTCGATCCCCAGACTGCCGTCTTCATCAGTATAGACCTCCATGATTTTCCGGATGACCCCGGGCTGCTCATCGATCTCCTTCAGCATATAGTGAGGATATGTGCCCTTCTCAATATCGCTCATATCGAGTTCAGCCGTATACGGCGTGCGCTCGATTACGGTTCCATCAATTGTCTCGATAACAATTTCTTCCTTGCCAAGAAGGACGACTTCCCCGTCGTGCAGCTCGATGAACTGATCCGTCACCTGCAGCATCGCCATTGCATCCGAAGCGACGACGTTGCAGTCTTCTCCGACGCCGATGAGCAGCGGGCTGCGGTTTTTCGCGACGAAGATCAGATCGGGTTCCTTTTCGTCGAGCATGGCAATTGCATACGAGCCATGAAGGAGGGATAACGACTTCCGGAACGCCTCGTCTGTTGTCAGACCTTCTTCCGCAAAGCGCTCAACAAGCTGTACGATGACTTCCGTGTCTGTGTCAGATGCGAAAGGGACGCCTGCCAAATAATCACGTTTCAGCTTGCTGTAATTTTCGATGACCCCATTGTGGACGAGCGTGAAACGACCTGACGCACTTTTATGCGGATGCGAATTCTTCTGATCGGGAATACCATGGGTCGCCCACCGGGTATGACCGATACCGGTCTTCGAATCGATCGTCAGGTCCGCAGCTTTCCGGAGATCGGCAATCCGCCCTTTCTCTTTGTACTGCATGAGACCCTCTGCTGTCTGGAATGCAAGGCCTGCCGAATCATATCCCCGGTACTCCAATTTCTCAAGACCGTTCAATAAAATATCCGCTGCCTGTTTCTTTCCGTTATAACCTACAATTCCGCACATATCGTTTCCTCCGCTTCAGCGGACAGGCATACAGAACGTCTGCCGAACTAAGAATCACTTTAGCAGTCCGGCAGGTTTGTTGCCGGGCCGTTGGTTGTAATAGGCTGCCTGCTCATCTCCTTTGTCACACAGGTCGCCCTGTGCTTTTTAAAGATGGCATGACAATCGGGCAGCATCGATCGGGAGGCATCCGCCGAATGTTCGATGAACCTCCGCCTCGTCTGCCGGAAAGTGCGGAGTGATTTTTCCGGCTCTGGCGCTTCAATTGGTTTCCGGGTTTTACGTGCTCCCTGTGCTCCTTCCTGCACGGACTGCATTTGCAGCCAACAACTATCATAGCGAATCGCATTTTCCGCTGTCAACTGACGGATCGTTCAGAAAACAGAAAAAAACTGCCGCAAAGGCCTGTATCGACAGACCTCCGGACAGTTTTCAAGCGGCTCAGTATGCGAGACTGAACAGCCCTTTGATATGTGAAAGGTAACGTACATTACTTGCTTCTTTCATAAGAGATGCCGGCATCCCTTTGAGGGATGTATTGTTTCCGCCGACAGACGCGACAGCATCTTTACGGCCGAGGCTTGCAAGTGTTCCCGAGTTGACCGGATTGAACACTTCCATCTGCTTGCCTGCAAGCATTGCATACAAGTTGTATCCGACCAATTCACCCATCTGCCATGCGTTCTGCGCAGTCGGTGCGTATGGACGTGCGCCTTCTTCAGCAGGGAATGCCACAGCTGCATCACCGACAACGAAGACATCCTTGTGTGATTTCGACTGCAGGAATTCGTTCACTGTTGCACGGCCGCGGTCGACTTCAATCCCCGACTCGCCAACCAGCGGATTTCCAGTGACGCCGCCTGTCCAGACGAATGTGTTCGCTTTGATGATCCGTCCGTCTTTCAAGGAGATCTCGTTGCCTTCCACGTTGGTGACAGGAAGACCGATCAGGAATTCGACACCGCGTTTTGAAAGGCTTTCCGTCGCGCGTTCGATCAGAGGATCCGGCAGCACAGGAAGGATTTTTGGTCCTGCTTCCACCAGCATGATTTTCAAATCATCCGGGTTGACGCCGTTCTCACGTGCCACTTTCGGCATGTGGTCGACGATTTCACCGACAAGTTCGACGCCTGTCAGTCCGCCTCCGCCGATCAGGATCGTCGCATCCGCTTCATCGTGCGAGACAGCGTATGCTTTGATGCGGTCTACGATATGAGCATAGATGGCATTCGCTTCACTTGCCGATTTCAGGACCATGCTGTTCTCTTCAAGGCCCGGGATGCCGAAGTATGCTGTTTTACTGCCGAGGGCTACGACAAGTGCATCGTAGGAAAGTGTATCACCATTCGCAAGATTCACTTTCTTCGTGTTCACATCGAAATTCTCGATCGTTTCGATGAGCAGCTGGACGCCTTTGCCTGCAAGAAGTTTCTCAAGCGGCAGTGCAACCGCTCCTTCGCTGATTGTGCCGCCAGCCAAACGGTGGAGTTCTGTAATGATCTGGTGAGTCGGAGTCTGGTTGATGAGCGTGATGGCTGCATCACTTTCTGACAAGAAGTTGCGGGCGTTCAGCGCTGCCAAAAGACCGCCATAACCTGCTCCTAGAATAACGATTTGCTTGGTCATTGTCTAATCTCCTTCTACAATAATTTAGGTTGTGATCACTTTGTGCGGTTGCGCTGTCCTGCAACTTCGAGGTATGCATTCAAAAAACGGAAAATGCGCTGGGCTTCCGGATCTTTGATCATTTTCATGAGACCGAACAGACCGATGGTTTCCGTATTCTGAGCAGCAAGGTCTTTTGCTTCGATAACGGTTGCAGCCAAGTTCTTTGCAGAGTCTTTCACTGGTGCAGCGATCTCTTTCATGAACTCAGCTGTATCGTTTTTAAGTACGTCATCTGTTGCGACTGCTTTCGCAACATCGTATGATTTCGTCATCAGGTCAACCAGCTCTGTCAGCTGTGGAAGTTTTTCCACAAGAGTTGTCAATGATTCCTGTACTTCCGGCTTCAGCAGCTGGTCCAAAATGTCTTGTTTCTGTTCTGACGGCAGTTTTGTGCCTTCAGCAGCAGTGTTCGCTGCTTCTTCAGGATTGAGCGGCGTAGTCATGTGCAAATCCCCTTTTCAGTATGATGTGTATTTGTCCTGAGGTAGTAAGAATATGCATGGCAAAACTGACGTTCCGTTCACTCGGCACATTCTCCTATTCAGATTACCATCCGATACTATACTCCTAATGGAACTTTTCTTCAAGTGTTTAGTTTGGTATTTAACTAATATGCGCCATTCAGATGAAACCCTTTTCATTTAACTCCAAATTAAAATCCTGTATACTGAATAGGGAGGATTGCTGAGCAACCCATCACACCAACGGAGGTATGATTCACCTATGAAAAAGTTAGCAGCTGTTTTTTTGGCGCTCACACTCATCTTTTCGCCGATCGGATCCTATGTTTTCCAGGATCAGTCGCCGACTGCGGATGCGCGGGGCTACAAATCCGGCAAGAGAGGTTTCACACCAAACCAGAACAACTTCAATAAACCTGCAGTTGACAAAAAGAAAGACCAAACCTCATTTACGAAAGACAAAAGTGCCCAGACTGCTAAACCCAAATCTGGCGGTCTCATGAAAGGTCTCATGGTCGGCGGCCTGGCAGGACTCCTGTTCGGCAGCCTTTTCGCTAACATGGGCATTCTCGGCTCCCTGCTCGGCCTGCTGATCAACGTGTTCGCGATCATTGCGATCATCGGTATCATCCGTATGGTCTTCACGCATTTCAAGAAAAAGAAATCCCGTGAGGATGATATGCGGCGATGGCAGAACTGATGATCGAAGAGCAGGATATCATCAACGCAATCTGTTTGTACCAGGCCGACCGTCAGAACATCGCACCTGAATCGGTGGAAGTCGAGCTATGCTACGATGACGACGAAGGTTTTTTTGCAAATGTCTATGTAAACCGGATGGAAATCCATATGAATACATTCGAGATGACGCAGGCACTGAGGATGTGGATTGAGCAGCAGCTCCATCAGGATCCATATGCTGCAGGGATAAAACTTATACTGGATGATGAACTCGGCATTGTCGCTGCGCTTCTCTGATCAAAAAGGACAGCTCCGTTTTCACCGGCCGCTGTCCTTTTGCTATTAGTTGATAACGCCGCAGGCAACCCGATCGCCTGAATCCCCGGATGGCTGTGATTCGCCATCATCCTCACCGGCGTGGATGACCAGAGCGGTCCCCCCGTCTTTCAGAAGAGAATCTTTCTTGCCGTCTTGCAGCGTCACGAGTTTCGTTGTGAACTCATCATCCACTGTGCCGTCATCACCGACTTCCAGATTCGGCAGATCACCAGCATGCGGTCCGCCTTCCGTGTCAAGCCCATGCTCTTTGTCTGCAGGATTGAAATGGCCGCCTGCCGATTTGAAATCAGGCGCTTCGCACACTCCTGTTTCATGGAAATGAATACCGTGCTTACCCGGTGACAGGCCTTCCGCTTCCACATGGACTTTCACGCCTTCCTTCGTCTCCGACAATTCTGCAGTCCCGGTCGTCTTGCCGTCAGTATCTTTCAGATCGACGAGCACAGAGTACGGTTTCACTTCATTCGTATTTTCAGTACCGGTTGTTGTATCATCGGATGCAGTCTCGTCCGCAGGTGCACTGCTGTCTTCTTTGTCTGCACTGCATGCCCCAAGTGCAAGCATCAGCAGGAACGCCGGAAAGATCGCTGTTTTCTTCAATATGAATTCCTCCCTATATAGTCCTCCATACTCTCTTACACATACCGGTCCCTTCTAAACATTCCGCTGAACGGCAAAGCCGTCCTGCAGCGTATAGTGGATACGCTGCGGACGGCTTTTTGGAGTGTGTTACACCTGTTCCGTTTTTTTATAAGTTGTCAAGAAAGACGGACGGGCAAAAATATTCGGTTTCTTGTCGATTCCTTCTTCAGTGCCTCGTTTTTTATGGGCATGCGCGTACGCATCGGACGTCTGCCAGTCCTTGAAAGCCTGTTCGTCTTTCCAGATTGTCAGGACCACATACGTATCGCTGTCAAGCGGACGCAGCACCCGGATTGCGCCGAACCCTTCGGTGTCTTCGATTCTCCGTGCACGACCCATGAACCGCTCCTCGAACAGCTCCTGGCCTTCCGCAGTCACCGGAATGTTGTTAAATACCGCGAATGCTCCGTCTGTCAGCGTTCCGGCAGTATCAAGGACGGTGTAGGAATCCGCGTCCGCAAAACTTGCGGATGCTTCATTCTCCTGGATAAGGACCGCTTCGTTGCCTTGTTCCATCAAGACGATTTCGTCGTCTGCGAGACCATTCAAAATAGCTTTCAAGGCTGCGGGATCTCCGTATGTTACATGTAAATTCATCTTCAATCTCCTGTCTGATTATAGAATGGCACGAGTGCCGGAATGGGAAAAGCAGCAGACCGAGTCCGCCGGTGTTCCTATGCTTCTATCAGTGCCATGCGTGCCGTTTGCGGTCTTTTCGCACAGCTGCTGCAGACCCGGCTGCCAGTACAATGATGGTGATGGCTCCGAGGATCAGACCATCCGAGAAGTAGTTCGATAAACCGCCTGCTGCCAGTACAGCCGACAATACACCGCAAAGTACTGCTGCTACGATAACTTTTTTCATCGCACTCACCTTTCCCGCCCATCCGCCATCATGAATGCCGCATGGCTGGTATGTATTCATTGAGATTGTTTCTCATTCTCATTGTAATGGATGTATCAGCGATGCGCAACCGCTGGTGTGTTTGATAGGAAAAAAGAATACGAAAAAGGTGAAGCCATATGCCTCACCCTCCCCGATTGTTTTGGATCAGCACATTTTCAGCAGCGCCTGCTCACCTGTCATGCCGGCGGTGATCCCTCTCTTTTCCGCCTCCAATGTAACCGACTCCAGCGGGGCAGCCAGAAGCTCATCGATCGTCTTCACCCCTGTCGCACGGCCTGCGATGATTTTTCGATCAGCCAGCAGACGGTTGAGCAGTCCGACATCGAGCGCTCCGCACATGATATAGCCGTGCTCGTTGGATACGGTGAGCAGCGTCGTCTTTGGAAGTGAGACGGAAACGGCCGTGAAACTGTGCCCTTCAATTGTAATCGTGTTTACGGTGACCAATAGATCCTCCCCTTTCCCTCTATACGTATGGCATCTCCTCATGAAGGGTGATTAGGAAGCCCGTTCAGAAACCATACTGCACTCAAAAGGAGGGATCCGCATGGCCAAACGGAATATCGATGGAGAAAAACAAGAGTACCGGGTGAAAAAACCCGGTCTCGAAGAAGTCGCACCTGAATTTCTGACGTATGGAGAAAAACGGGAAGCGATGAAAGACCTGTACCGCCAATCACAGAAGCAAAAAGAAGAGAAATGAACAAAACAGCACCGGAAGCCGTCGTTACGGCATCCGGTGCTGATGTATGGTCAAGATGGAACCGATTCGCCTTCCCGGCGGAAGAATCCGAAAATGCCGACCGTCTGCACGATATTTGCAAATGCTTTCGGGTCCACCTCATTGATGATTTTCTCCAAGTCATAAAGTTCATAGCGTGTGATGACAAGGTACATCATGTTTTTCTCTTCTTTCGTATACCCGCCCTTTGCAGGGATGATCGTGATACCCCTCACCATCTTTTCATGGATGGCTTCCTGCAGTTCATCCGCCTTCCGGGTGACGATCATGGCCGTCACTTTCTCATGGCGCGTATGGATCATATCGATCACAGCAGTCGATACATAAAGTGCCACCATCGTATAGAGGGCGTTTTCAGGTTCATACAGAATACCGGCCGCCACGATGATTACACCGTTCAGCAGCAGAAAATACGTGCCGATCGGTTTGTCCTGCAGGCGCGACAGCACCATGGCGACGATATCCATACCGCCGGTCGATGCCCCCAGCTTGAGGGAGATCCCCACACCAACACCGCCGATCACACCGCCGAAGACGGCATTCAGAATGATATCATCCGACATGGACATGACAGGGATGATTCCCATGAAGATTGTCGTGAAAATGACGGAAACGATACTGTAGATCGTAAAGCCTTTCCCGACTTTGAACCATCCGAGCACGAACACAGGAATGTTCAGCAGCAAAATCAGGATACCTGTGGAAATCGTGAGCCCGGC comes from Sporosarcina trichiuri and encodes:
- a CDS encoding phytoene/squalene synthase family protein, with protein sequence MNETTLQKDAMRVLKETSRTFYIPIKLLKPTLRQTVGSAYLCMRAIDEIEDHEQLDAAKKTALLRATAELLQNGLDRQAYMELLTEEKDSLPEVTLRLADWLDVCPPDLYENVRNVTAVMADGMAKWVEKDFVIETKEDLDDYTYYVAGLVGVMLSDIWEQYDGTKTDRDLAIGYGRGLQAVNMLRNQEEDAERGVRFLPEGWTRDDLFAYAKENLAMADEYMKSIQTKNIILFCKIPLALAKKTLAAMEKGEDKMKRDEVNETVDEILKETT
- a CDS encoding DUF3891 family protein, with the translated sequence MIVRERKDSFILVEQDCHGRLAEQIMSHWKEELFPGEEDRSSVLTAVRLHDVGWSPFDKEPFWNDSKQAPYRFTDFPLPSKIVLYRQGIDAVETVDAYSAMLCSEHYSHFVSGGDGEQSDDFLEYERKRRARLESAFADFDETVFRQHYGILQLGDNFSLYCCVNEPGVRKSEEHPFFVNGIPAPESLPGLPDHRLAIQFLDNRTIAVESFPFDAPFEVSYPYKEVRKEDIRKLGFQKAYDQADQHHTELRFVPQT
- a CDS encoding YjcZ family sporulation protein, with product MGYGWDLCGCGHGGYMPYPEQPHCRGGFGPGRGFALLVVLFILLIIIGASYVPNNCRDHGHHHKKDC
- a CDS encoding MDR family MFS transporter, encoding MNHLTDKQKVTIMLAIMAAMFFSAINQTIIGVAMPRIIARLGGMDYYTWVITIYLLTMAVATILVGKLSDIYGRKPFLLAGIGFFMVGAFLSGLSNDIFQLIVYRGITGLGGGMIMSTAFTAVGDLYLPRERAKWTGAMSGIFGISSVLGPLMGGYIVDHLDWHWVFWVFLPLGLIAFVLIAKLFPKVPRREGESIDYLGSFFLTVTIVSLLMAFSLAGEGPGKFAWYSWQIIGLFGLTVIALIAFMITESKVKTPVLPLSLFKNDIVTMSNIAGFLLGAGMMGIMIYTPFFIQGVKGISPSGSGYIMMPMSIAMVFATTFAGSFMTKTGKYKGLAITGLLIGAAGIFAMSSVSIDTPIALMIAYLCVVGIGLGLSMPVFSLTVQNAVSLSQLGVASASSQLFRSLGNTVGIGVFGAVMSSVLAKKMTARFSGQESGMGNLPSEQSGKLGQLMDPQLLLDAPKLKELQASLPADLQPVASQLVSTIKGVFSDALTTTFFVAACIMVAGAVIAIFLRAIPLVSAQDAMKKSQGADETEKLDTAGTK
- the glmS gene encoding glutamine--fructose-6-phosphate transaminase (isomerizing) produces the protein MCGIVGYNGKKQAADILLNGLEKLEYRGYDSAGLAFQTAEGLMQYKEKGRIADLRKAADLTIDSKTGIGHTRWATHGIPDQKNSHPHKSASGRFTLVHNGVIENYSKLKRDYLAGVPFASDTDTEVIVQLVERFAEEGLTTDEAFRKSLSLLHGSYAIAMLDEKEPDLIFVAKNRSPLLIGVGEDCNVVASDAMAMLQVTDQFIELHDGEVVLLGKEEIVIETIDGTVIERTPYTAELDMSDIEKGTYPHYMLKEIDEQPGVIRKIMEVYTDEDGSLGIDAAIRQAFQEADRLYIIAAGTSYHAGLIGKEYFEKLAGLPVEVHISSEFGYNMPLLSKKPIFLFITQSGETADSRQVLVKVKELGYPSVTMTNVPGSTLSREADYTLLLHAGPEIAVASTKAYTAQLAVLAITAAALGGSAGEFDLKQELAIAANAIQTLTDAKQEIETLAAELLTDRRNAFFIGRGLDYYVSLEGALKLKEISYIQAEGFAGGELKHGTIALIEEGTPVIALATQKSVNPNLRGNVKEVTARGANACIISMEGDSEEDDRFVIPHVHDLLTPLASVIPLQLLSYYASLQRGCDVDKPRNLAKSVTVE
- a CDS encoding LytTR family DNA-binding domain-containing protein, translated to MKEIEQMFDPFEFYRVHQSFLVPLHQIISIEADSSARSYAIELTNGHKIPLSQSKYSELQAMLEADGIHIV
- a CDS encoding MarR family winged helix-turn-helix transcriptional regulator, whose amino-acid sequence is MGNDHSEDFGKFEELFWNVTRDMGRIWKDIFISHFPGSQSQLVFTLARKGRLKMSELAKILGLTAGAVTAASDKLIENGYVLRIRDDKDRRIIYLEITDKGRKELQQLRLAGRRKMAEAFAGMDAAQLEVMLIVFEQAATNISAMKGLKE
- a CDS encoding DUF4181 domain-containing protein — its product is MSNVQQLMVILVGILLFFFLTIWLVRKLFKVKTPFRWVAHSVNDRHRRIDWTLRAVFIFLLIGLAVWLAASDYSTVTWLYVYFLYVTLSNVILESIRGYMQKKYSEDPAEYKVTFVQTALMVLIGVVLLTTRFFGLIV